A genomic segment from Flavobacterium inviolabile encodes:
- a CDS encoding DUF6443 domain-containing protein, giving the protein MKKLAILLLCAPLWVIAQTTTQNYTKKTVYREANGGRPASTVTYYDGLGRPVQQVANKQSATGKDIITHIEYDMGRQLKDYLPYAATTVDMSYQNNAQQATLNYSQYTGQYPFSEKLLEAAPSARPLRQGAPGADWQLAPNEGVDHSVKMEYQTNTGSEVKYYAAATTWDAAQGLYVPQLQNKGYYKASQLYKNISKNENWTSGKDNTVEVFNDKQGKLILKRLYNDEVAHDTYYVYDEYGNLTYVIPPLAANPETQLNDLCYQYKYDSRNRMAEKKLPGKQWEFMVYDKLDRVVASGPVLTPFGGTQTGWIVSKYDGLGRVVYTGWLATSDTRSALQSQRNAANTNFSEKRATATTVDGISIGYTNVAFPTSGMKLLSVLYYDDYAYPNAPTVPSQVEGQNITTAVKGLATGGWTRVQTNASETFSEQGYTFYDLKSRPVRTYTTNYLGGYTQTDTKLDFMGKTLYTKTYHKRNGSATLLTLTDSFTYTEQDRLLLHKHQINGGAEQLLAKNTYDELGKLISKNVGGSDPSGAIGVQKVDYRYNIRGWLTDINNEAALGSPELFLGNGDLFGFKINYNQVTESQNGRVTTASQSMGGLVKPLYNGNIAETFWKTKNDQILRKYGYQYDKLNRLNKGFYQKPETMSPVSGSYNETISYDKNGNITSLQRKGNLDNPTFSIDIDDLSYFYNGNKLMRVNDATNNPEGFTDNGYGNTYDDYAYDANGNMIKDENKKITNIVYNHLNLPVEITFSGGNKINYLYNAAGVKVQKKVTEGAAVKTTDYLGGFQYENSILKFFPHAEGYVNAVYGFGDYFFNYVFNYTDHLGNTRLSYTENSFTGEATIMEENHYYPFGLKHKAYNTQGYTFVLPMDGTPGYNVPQLMQEDEMNPNPYKYKYNGKELQEELGLNLYDYGARNYDAAIGRWMNIDPLAEKSRRFSPYVYALNNPMFFIDPDGMQAISTSNIYDDRIQMTTAVENDDWVNWKASDGTQHITYDPEIKTVDQAAKKGYTNIQEVFDSRTGNDADYSNSYEFTKDGKYSVNGGDFVKASDKSFTTEGGAIINANSSAASQIAPILSNSGDIATVAGTVMIFTGVGAPVGAALISYGSIASAAGTGLELIDNYNTNTLTNEKMLTKGIMLIAPEIGNEAFKILGEPAAGQLLNLGTMGADKVMDAMRETKSGLHRAN; this is encoded by the coding sequence ATGAAAAAACTGGCAATACTATTGCTTTGTGCACCGTTATGGGTTATTGCACAAACCACCACACAGAATTACACGAAAAAAACCGTTTACCGGGAAGCCAATGGCGGCCGTCCGGCAAGTACGGTAACCTATTATGACGGACTGGGTCGCCCGGTACAGCAGGTAGCGAACAAGCAATCGGCTACCGGCAAGGATATCATCACCCATATCGAATATGACATGGGGCGCCAGCTAAAGGATTACCTTCCGTATGCAGCTACCACTGTTGACATGAGCTACCAGAACAATGCCCAGCAGGCTACACTCAACTATTCCCAGTATACCGGACAATATCCGTTTAGCGAAAAACTGCTGGAAGCCGCACCATCGGCACGGCCTTTACGACAGGGTGCTCCGGGAGCCGACTGGCAGCTTGCCCCAAATGAAGGGGTCGATCACAGCGTTAAAATGGAATACCAGACCAATACCGGCAGTGAGGTAAAATACTATGCCGCAGCGACCACCTGGGATGCCGCACAGGGGTTATATGTCCCGCAGCTGCAGAACAAAGGTTATTATAAAGCGAGTCAGCTGTATAAAAACATCAGCAAAAATGAAAACTGGACCTCCGGTAAAGACAATACCGTGGAAGTGTTTAATGACAAACAGGGAAAACTGATCCTGAAAAGGCTTTATAATGACGAGGTGGCGCACGATACCTACTATGTCTATGACGAATACGGCAACCTGACCTATGTGATCCCGCCATTGGCAGCCAATCCGGAAACCCAGCTGAACGATTTGTGCTACCAGTACAAATATGATTCCCGCAACCGGATGGCCGAAAAGAAACTACCCGGCAAACAATGGGAGTTTATGGTTTATGACAAACTGGACCGTGTGGTCGCTTCCGGCCCGGTGCTGACACCGTTTGGCGGTACGCAGACCGGATGGATCGTATCCAAATATGACGGACTGGGACGTGTGGTCTATACCGGATGGCTGGCCACTTCCGATACACGAAGTGCTTTACAATCCCAGCGCAATGCAGCCAATACCAATTTTTCGGAAAAAAGAGCTACCGCTACTACGGTGGACGGCATAAGCATCGGCTATACCAATGTGGCTTTCCCGACCAGCGGCATGAAACTGCTTTCGGTATTGTATTATGACGATTATGCCTATCCGAATGCGCCAACTGTACCATCGCAGGTGGAAGGACAAAACATCACCACAGCCGTAAAGGGACTGGCTACCGGAGGCTGGACGCGTGTGCAGACGAATGCTTCCGAAACCTTCAGCGAACAGGGCTATACGTTCTATGACCTGAAATCCAGACCGGTTCGTACCTATACCACCAATTACTTAGGCGGGTATACGCAAACCGATACCAAACTGGATTTTATGGGGAAAACGCTGTATACCAAAACCTATCACAAGCGCAACGGCAGTGCCACATTGCTAACGCTTACCGATAGCTTTACCTATACCGAGCAGGACCGTTTGCTACTGCACAAACACCAGATCAATGGTGGTGCCGAACAACTGTTAGCTAAAAATACGTATGACGAATTGGGTAAACTGATCTCCAAAAACGTGGGTGGTTCCGATCCCTCCGGCGCTATAGGGGTACAAAAGGTTGATTACCGCTACAACATCCGCGGCTGGCTGACAGACATTAACAATGAAGCGGCTTTAGGAAGTCCGGAGCTGTTTTTGGGCAACGGGGATTTGTTCGGGTTTAAGATCAACTACAACCAGGTAACCGAAAGCCAGAACGGAAGGGTAACAACGGCTTCCCAGAGTATGGGAGGTTTGGTAAAACCGTTGTATAACGGGAATATAGCCGAAACGTTCTGGAAGACGAAAAACGATCAGATACTGCGTAAATACGGCTATCAGTATGATAAACTAAACCGGCTGAACAAAGGGTTTTACCAGAAGCCGGAAACCATGAGCCCGGTATCCGGATCCTATAATGAAACGATCAGCTATGACAAGAATGGCAATATTACATCCTTACAGCGCAAAGGAAATCTGGATAATCCTACCTTTAGTATCGATATAGACGATTTAAGTTATTTCTATAACGGCAACAAACTGATGCGGGTAAACGATGCGACCAACAATCCGGAAGGTTTTACCGATAACGGTTACGGAAATACTTATGACGATTATGCTTATGATGCAAACGGCAATATGATCAAGGATGAGAACAAAAAGATCACGAATATTGTGTACAATCATCTGAACCTGCCGGTGGAAATAACATTTTCCGGCGGGAATAAAATTAATTATCTTTACAACGCAGCGGGTGTAAAAGTACAGAAGAAAGTTACCGAGGGGGCAGCAGTTAAAACAACCGATTATTTAGGTGGTTTTCAGTATGAAAACAGTATTTTAAAATTTTTCCCGCATGCAGAGGGTTATGTGAATGCCGTTTACGGATTTGGGGATTATTTTTTTAATTATGTATTTAACTATACCGATCATCTGGGGAATACACGCCTGTCCTATACGGAGAATAGTTTTACCGGAGAGGCCACCATTATGGAAGAGAATCATTATTATCCGTTTGGTTTAAAGCATAAGGCCTATAATACACAAGGCTATACTTTTGTATTGCCTATGGACGGAACTCCGGGTTATAATGTACCGCAATTGATGCAGGAAGATGAAATGAATCCTAATCCGTATAAATACAAATATAACGGAAAGGAATTGCAGGAGGAATTGGGATTGAATCTGTATGATTATGGAGCGCGTAATTATGATGCGGCTATAGGCAGATGGATGAATATTGATCCATTAGCAGAGAAATCCAGACGTTTTTCGCCTTATGTATATGCTTTAAACAATCCGATGTTCTTTATTGATCCGGATGGGATGCAGGCGATTAGTACTTCTAATATTTATGATGACCGTATACAGATGACGACGGCGGTGGAAAATGATGACTGGGTTAATTGGAAAGCAAGTGACGGAACTCAGCATATTACATACGATCCTGAAATAAAAACAGTTGATCAAGCAGCAAAAAAAGGATACACTAATATTCAGGAGGTTTTTGATAGTAGAACAGGAAACGATGCCGATTATAGTAATAGTTATGAATTTACAAAAGATGGTAAATATAGTGTAAATGGAGGCGATTTTGTTAAGGCTTCAGATAAGAGCTTTACAACCGAAGGTGGAGCTATTATTAATGCAAATTCAAGTGCCGCCTCACAGATTGCACCAATTTTATCTAATTCTGGGGATATCGCAACAGTTGCAGGGACTGTAATGATTTTTACAGGTGTAGGTGCCCCAGTTGGAGCTGCATTGATTAGTTATGGAAGCATTGCTTCAGCAGCTGGAACAGGATTAGAATTAATAGATAATTATAATACAAACACATTAACTAATGAAAAAATGTTAACTAAAGGAATTATGTTAATTGCACCTGAAATAGGGAATGAGGCATTTAAGATTTTAGGTGAGCCTGCAGCTGGACAGTTATTAAATTTAGGAACAATGGGAGCAGATAAAGTTATGGATGCAATGAGAGAAACTAAATCGGGTTTACATAGAGCTAATTAA